GAACCCTCGTTTCCCATGTGACAGTCTAGCTCATAGACCACAGGACTAAACGTACTTTCAAGTGATGCTAGAGTCGTGATTTTCTTTACaaagcaatcgcaacccacGTGTGCTGTCTGTCcgtgcggtaaaacctgaaaggaaaacgcaactgaaaagaaagtgcgacCGACTCTTCCCCGGAATTAAAAAAGGCgactcacttcagacagcaagcagataacaataacatagggattgcgtaaaagggtttattgaacacccaAAAAAACAGACGATCGCGAAAATGGAGACACAATAAGTGTCCGTGACAGAAGGTCGGGatcaattaaattaaaaaaataaaaataaaaacaccaaGGGAAAACTGCGGTGGGAGGCAGTCAAACGAAATAAATAAGTCAATGATGCAACTAacaacgaagggatatacaaactgtcaaatggcagcaattcaatacaagccgcctaggatcggtttaaagacaccgctgatgagctggaattggatgtaggtatgacgttgggaactcatctcacatctctgtaacaaaacaatctaatctaaccagcagcagaatgtgacgaaATCCTTCGCTTGCTACCTAGcaaagctattctcccagtccatgcCAACAGCATTATcaccccagcgtgcattgcgcacATAAAACTTGGTGCCCTCCGAAGGTCAAAAcatatactaaatattataactttttaaatcattgacaataatatatgtgtttctaataacacattttagtatAAGAGAAAAAATGTAGCTTGTTTGAGTCTACAACTCTTTAAGTCCGATGATCCCTTTAAAATACTTTATGGAAAAAGCTCGTAGCAAGATGATAAACTGGGGATTCTTTGATCTACTCTTAACTACACTGTCTTCATTTTTCATTCCTTTACCCAAATTATGATTACTCATTATGGTGTGTGGCCTTGTGTAATGAGGCCGTCTTACCTCCAGATATCGGTCATTTCTGTTGGGATGGGCTCTTCACTAGTTTCACTGGGCATCATTGCAAAGCCCCCCACAGCATACAAGAAACCCCCCATGGACATCAGACTTAGGGAACTGCGCTCCTGAGGGAACTCCGTAAACTCAGACCATCTAGACAACAGATACGGAGTAAATATTGTTAAAGCAGCTGCTATCTTGCTGTATGACACACTCACAGTAATCTTCTATTTTTATGAGATGATCATTTGCTACTGTTTCCATTTCATGAGTCATTTCACATATGTGGACAGATGCTCCATCTCATAGTTTTGAGAGTGAGAGAGGTCTTTTAAAAGCTGTTGTCTCACTTGTTGCTGGCTATGTCATAGACCTCAACAGAGCTGGTGAGACCCGCATCAGTAACTCCTGTCACGACAAAGATCTGGTCCTTGTGGACTTCAACACCAAAAAGGGAGCGGGCCGTCTTCAGAGGGGCTAAGTCCTTCCACTCAAACTTAGCGGGGTTGTACACACAGACTCTCTTCATGCACTTCCTGCATCAAAACATTAAATATATGACTCGTCTTCCTAAATTTTTCATCCAACAGTACAAACAATCCTGATATGGAATTAAATGTTACATTTCCATGTTAAAGTTCAACAACCTGAATATGAGTCGACTTACTTGCTTTCTGATTTCCCTCCAATAACATAGACAAGCCCTTTGTGTGATACTGTGCCATGGCCGTATACAACATATGGGAGTGGGTCCGACTCTCCCCatttgaatgacctgaaaaaacaacaaaacaataaaaaaaaaatccccttaAGTCCTtaagagaagaaagaataccAAATAATGTAAAATAATTTTTGACCCACAATGTAGAAGCATCTTTTTTGGCATTGGGTGGATGGCAGGAGCAGCAGCCCATAAGAAGAATTACGATCAAGAGTATTgacatgtacattttttttatcgTACAATCAAAAGAATATCCCAGTTGACTTTTGACGAGAGGTTAAGTATGCCCTGAACTGGTCATTAGTTGGAATTTGAATCACCAATTTCAGTACTAAGATATACAATATCGATTCTTTGGGCAATTTTATAATATTTGCCGATATTACATTCTGGCAAGATTGGATTCAAGAACCTTTAATTTAATACCCTATTATGTACACATTTAAGGCCGCTTTCActctagcactgtttggtcagttttaaacggaccagagtttgttttctcagatagtccgcttcattttgtaaatgtgaacgcgcatACAAATTTAGTTCagaccaaacaaacgaactctggttcgctcaaaaatcgtgggtctcagtccgctttaagcgcaccctgcttcgcttgtgaatgcaagtgGACCAGGGTGCACTTATGCGACATTATGTGcaccattacaccatgctctttCCCGTCTTCTCAGCTCTGCTATTTCCTCTTctaaatttgtccaatcaatgagtgcgctATTCGTTcacgtgatgctactcggaaagtCTGGTTGATGCcatgtgaatgctgaaccttttcaactaagtcatttgcaagtgttgttgcgaggtagctctctAACCGGActctggtcctcttggtctaatctGAAAGTTCCCTTACACTTAGATTTCACCTAAAGCAATGAAAATACAAagcaattttgctgtttttgacAACTGTTAGCGAAAGATTTGAGAAATTTACactgttaaaaaatatacaggggttgtacaaaataatggaaacaacaAACATtatggcatcataatcattgaacataatctttaaagaatggcatgaggaacattctaatgaagttgagcatctcgtatgaagtgttgttaatcttaattttaaaaagtaattaattacagttacaaattactcgtcccaaaaagtaattgcgttagtaactcagttacctgaatgtaaaagtaattaattacttcgcaaagtaactggtgataattttcatgtcttttaaaaaataaatcaataactaaatttgctcccgttattgcattagttccgtcCGTCCTTACTACtttccgtctactttcgacatgtttaagttttaaaactgtttcatcatttaaagatagatttaagtcaagattttgccgatttaggagcattttagataaaaagttacttagcttcgctaggaaggttctctacaacagagccttcctgagaggtctactgctttaagatggcagctcttTACTAAcgtatctagttctatatatatgttgctaatgccgccgtgtctgtcatttgcatctagttctgtatatatgtgatatctaccgtagcatcatgtgggcgtagtttgtaggctattggctacagtcaggtattattggagccacctagcattgcgtttgcaacggcgtccccactcctgctctgctctctcgtctctgtaagtccgtctctctcagacgtttcacgcgtcattcaaccaacacagtaacggcgttgccaagatgagaaaagcaattaactagattactcactactgaaaaaaataacgcagttagtaacgccgttatattctaacgccgttattaacaacactgcttgtatGATTGGCActatccccagacctcaacattattgagcatttatggtcagttttacaGATTCAGTTCAATTAAGATGCCGATTTCCACCGTCATCGTTTCTAAAAGAGatagagggtattctaactgaagaatggcttaaaattcctttgaaaacaattcacaagttgtatgaatgaACACATCGGAGAATTGAGGCAATAATTGCCGCAAAAAGCGGACCTACTCCATATTAAacgagtttttgttgatttttttaaggtgttGCCATTATATTGTCCAACCCAGGTACATAGATGTATGGCATATCTGAAACAATGTTTCCTAACCCTTTGTGAAGGAACACTGTCAATGGAAAATCTTACAATTTAAAGCTCTGTAGCCAATATTAACCATATAAACCCATTCTCATCAAGGTTTTTACTAAAAGGAatcaaataaacacaaaaaagtatttagataTCTAATTCTATACACCAACCTTACGCCGCCAAAATCTGATGTCCATGGACACCGAAAAAACCTCCGGTTCACATAACATAATGGCTTTAGTCTCTTATGTaggtttaggatttttttctcccaataTTACTTAAATCTCCTAAGATTACACCAAAAGCAATTTTGTGTTCACACAACCTTATCTCACCAAAAGTTGAAGTCCGTGAAACTAAACAACTTGTGGTTCACATAACATAAAAATAAGCAAGAAAACGACTTAAGTTTCGTAATATTACGATTATTCTCTCGGAATATTACAATGTATGACTTCTTGGCAGATAATTTTCCGGGCCACACCCGAGCATGCCGCACCACAGTGTTTGAGAAACACTGATCTAAAAGATTGTGAGGTTGATCAATGTGTAGCATTTTTGAGCAATTGCGGTTTGATTGTACTTACTGTCTGTCATAGATCATGACAGAGTCCAGAACGTGTTCCCCTTCCTTTAGTTCTTTGCCTCCGACAACATAGATCGAGTTCTCCACTTCTGCCATCCCAAACAAGCAGCGAGGATTCGGTTGTGAGGGCATTCCTAACCATTCTGAACTTACTGGGTCAAACTGGGAATGACATTAATTTTGTATTAGTAAGGAATAAAATTCAATGAAATGTACATTCATCTTTACAATTTAACACGATCAGCAGATGAAAGTGGTCTTCACTGTTGAAACTCTACCTGTAAGAAGTAAGAACTGAAGGGTTCATCTTGGTTTTCCTCATTGTAGAGAAGCCCACCGACAACAAACACCTGATTCTCTTTGGTTACCAGACTACAGTGGTTCTTTGGAATTTCTCTAGAGTCAGACACCACAAAGCATTCATTTCCAACTGGTTCATAGGCCACAGTTCCTGTATCACTGATCAAAAGTAGCAAGTCCGTCTCAAACATCCCAAAACGAGGATTGTCGTTGAGTATTGCCGGTAGATAGCCCTCCTCATACGCCCTACTTCCTTCTCCCTCTTTTCTTTCTGACTTCGGCTTCGGGAGACGACCCCGGTAAGCGTCCCTGACCAGATCCAGCTCTGTTTTAATCTCCTGGTTGGACTGGATATATTTATGGCGTTCGACTTTTTCTTTAAAGTAGCTCACTGGTATTAGCCTAAATCGGATACATCGCAGCAATTCTGGCAGTTCCTGTACCCTTTTTTTCTCATCATGTCCAACCCAGTCCATAAGTGATTCAAACACAAGTTCTTCCCGGTCCACATTGAGTGCATCTGAGTTGATGATGAGGCCTAGCTCAGTCTCAGCAAGCTGGAGGAAGTCCCGGTCTCTGATTACAACCTGGTAGCGTTCACAGATGAACTCCTGAGCAGTCAAGGCAAGCCTAGGACAGTCCAGCAGCAGTCCCAGCCTGAAGATAGCTAAGCAGTTGCCTAGCACCAGCTTCTCTTGAAGGTAGGATACACAAACAGAGAAAATGGACGGGATTTGGTACATGTTAGCGACCATGAAGATATCTTGGACATTTTGTTCTGTCAAATTGATGTCAGAGGTGTAAAGGTAGCGTAAGATCATCCCCATCGTGCCAGGCTCTACATCTTTGAGGACAATGTCACGCGTCTTGCTCTCCTCCAGGTCAGACAGGAACATGGCCTTGAAGAAGGGGCTACTGGCTGCTAAAACCAAGCGGTGGCAGGGAAACTTCCTGTCCTTGACTTTGAGGACACAGTCCACAAACTTGTCATTCTCCAAGAGGTCACACAGTCCATCTTGAAGAAGGGTTTGCTGGTACATCCGAGGCTGCTCTGTTGGGTCTATAGCCAGAGCAGCCATTTTCTTCTGCTCCTTTATCCTTGTTTTGCAGAAAGATGAAATGACGGTCTGTTCATTCCCTTCAACACAGCAGGACTGTTAGCGTTCACCTCCCAAATCATTCTACGGCACCGCCACTGGTTGGTTGCAGCTGTCAGTGGCTGTCACTCCTCATTGCTATTTATAGGCAGGAAACTCTCAGAGCTGAGGAATTCATCATGCTGGATCAAAAAAGGGGTGGAGGTGGGTGGGGAACCCTACCAAATGATTCAACACGTGGACCCCTCCAAACAGCTAAagacagtgaggacagcatgcCCCATATGGTAGAATATCTCATCTGTAAATcactttgatattttgtcatagGCTGTTTTTCATGCAATTGGCACATCTTATTGGCTGGCATGTAAGGGATTAAAATGGAAAGACACCTTTATCATGTCCATCCGTTTtagattgggaaaaaaaaaacattaaaataatagCAAGTATATCCAGGAAGTGGTGGCCTAACATGGGAGAAGACATTTCATCAATGCCGGTTCTATATTAGCCAATCAAATAGAAGTATCTCAAATTGCGTGTCCTTCCTTGTTATGTCATTAATACACATTATCACATGCACCTGTCCTTGAATCGATCAATGCGGTATGTTTGggggtcagtgttgttaatcttactttaagaaagtaattagttacagttacaaattacataTCCCAGGAAGAGTTAGTTACTCTGTTACCTCTATTtaagagtaatcagttactcggcaaagtaactgacattacttttcatgttctacgcgttattacatgatccattcaaTAATGTCTTTcatatcaaatatgtttatagtaACTGATTCAATTgaactttttcattccaaaaataaaacGCAGGTCAaaatttttacatattttaaatttcacctatgtaagagtgtaatggtatacaaactttaaactttcaaatgctgtgaggaaaaaaatccttttggtttttcctgttgtactgaatccgcaccgaaccgtgacccctGTTCCCAGGtatgtactgaaccgtgacttgtgtgcaccgtcacacctctaatatacagtatgtatatagatatgcttttcaatatgcaggtgagtctctgaatctcttccctctcctatctttgctctagttgttttgattaaaaaaaaatatcacaaggTTTATGGATACATCATTCAAGAAAGGTTTAGGGCAAGAGACTATTTTTGGAATaaagaacaaaaacaaattattattatattgtagcatctagaaCAATGCCCACTgagtgatgataatgcatactcaacaggaaaacagtccattattttccaATTATTTGTACCCATCTGAATGCCACAAACTGTTTGtccaatgctaatgctagcaaaaaCGCGAatactatgctaacgctccgagccacctagcatcgcgttagcAACTCCGTCACAACCCCCTTCCTTACCgcatcccgctctgctctctccgtgtctctcagacatcTTGCTCGTCATTCaatccaaattgtagtaacgcgggCCTTCACatccagtaacggtaacagcgttgcaaagatgggaaaagcaattaattagattaatcactactaacaaaaaaaaaaaaatgctgttatactctaacgctgttattaacatcACTGGTGCGGGTTTAACAGACATAACAAAATGGCTTCATTCAATCCTTCATCCAAAAAGAGGGAGAAGTCTTTGTAGCTGTTGGTTATCGCGGATgtgtcaaatagcaacctacagGCTTCAttcataaataaatgaacatgcatacataattatgatttttgtgtgtgtgtgtgtttgttttttgccatgtttgcAAAGAGGGGCAAACATTACCAGATGTCTCCCAATGAACCTTAGGAGTTGACTTTAAAAGAAGGGGAACTATCGGTACCAACCATTTGTTACCTGACTGATGACATTGGAAGCAGTTTTGGCGCAAATGAAACTTCGGATCTTTTGATACAAGATCAGACCATTTTGAGTTGAAATACGGCAGTTCATTACAGTGACACAAGCTTCGGCAATCGGTATTGTTTTGCCTATCTCTATTCCTTTGCGCTATGCTGTAAATCTGTTCTCCAATTCTGTCACTGATGTCACACAAAAATATGTGAGTTTATTCATTTTGCTGACTAAaaatcagcatttttttttttttttttaaatgctggtTTCATTTTACTGGGCAAAAAATAGGCAAGAGAGCTTACCCATCTGGACATCAAATGTCCCTTAAAAGAAAACAGAGTTACAGTATACAATATAGTGAGTGTAATGGTACATGAATTACAAAACCAGCTCTTGGAAGACAATTGTTCCAGAACAATAGATACTAATGAAAGCAGTGACTGAAGAGTTGAATATTGTTACACAGTAATTGGTAAAAATGGTAATAGTATTTGGAGATGCAATGGCATGCAAAAGTTTGGGCATACCCAGGGTACCTAAACATTTGCATGTGTCTGTATGCATATCTCCTTCATATTAATGAAGCCACCTTAAGCAAGTTGCCAAAACCCAAATATTAATCCGCGCAAACATATGATGATTGCCAGCTGGAACAGAGACATAATCAAATCTTTGTTAAATTGGTAAAGATAGGGTGAAAAGGTCTTTGGTATGTCCACATCTTTGAACACCACTCAGGTAATATTTGATCTCCAGGTGGTGAAATAAGACCCCAAATTACATCATATTACATACTCCCTCCCTGAATGTACTTAACAGTACCAATTTTAAATATACAATATGCATAGGCggcgtttgacttttggggcagggggggcataacatgttgatgaccccaaacgcagtgtcagcaataaaattaacttacaagaatatttataatagtacGTTGACAATGagggttttttgtttcccaacattcttgaggggaattcttaatcaagctgcttaggcaatagttttcgccaagatcgtcatccattcaatttggtacgcccgccggtgtcgtgccagtgtagttaccccagtcaaaaattgtatcccctgaatggagccatatggaggtagatttgtgtctttattattcaatcaaaaaagttacttcaataaaaaaaaaaaaaaaaaaagttgcttcaattaaaatatatattttcaacaaaaaaaagtcgcttcaataaaaaaaagaaaaaaagtgtttgaatgcaaaaatgaatttgaaactcaaaaaacaacaaaaaaatatgcatgtgaaagctatttttctttgattaattttaattttttttttttgattgaagtctttttttttttttttttttttttttttttattgaagtaatgttgatttgtgtttgggtcacattttggcttggacatttttctctattattcaatcaaaaaataaggtgCCTCAAAAAAGAttgccgagttgcaataaacgttgactcaaatgagatcaagaaactaaattctgtgctttatgaagagtgaaaaaagcacaatttaacacagacgaaataattcgaccaatcagtgtggtattaccgaaacaaaatggtgacgtaaaATGTATGCGGCGatctgttgccgaccattacggtacataacgtaatggtcggcaacagatCGCCGCATacattttcttcaacacaacatggccttgtcaattaaaaaaaaaaaaaatctgtctttagatatatatatatatatatatatatataatatatatatttctgtttccatccatgtacccgtgtataatgcgcacccatgattttacacgttgattttgggggaaaaaagtgcgcgttatattcggaaaattacggtatataggaaagtcaattacatgcaatgacactttttaagggggccttaaaatccgcttataacaatagaccctactcacctacgtcacaaaatgacgtgtcgctgtatctggccgccatattgtccatattttttagacttattctcattgttttcaattagtcgtgcaagttatagagcaattcatggaagccccggtgttatctgacgctgtaaactcattggatgcgttgtataaaaggcgttatgtggaaaagcttcagtttatccattcaccagatccatatttgatgcctaaattgatgtttttcgacccgctgtcttcgccatctttgcctgacatctgctagctacactgatatttacaactatcttgtccacacaaaatcagcctattctcacgaaagtttgaaaaactttaagagcttggaggcttataaatacttcgttgctggttgggtctctcggaatacggtaaaacttcaagtctctccgtctgtcttcaccattttgattattaatgttaacgagcagaaaaacacgccataatagggaatgggacgtactacgtcattgtttggacacgcctccatgctggtaatatgattcacttccggtccggcagactcaatgcggattgtaacgtgtggtagtgctaagctaattccttcggtgtattagaaagaaattatgagtgtgtattgttgtgttaccgggtgcaacagcttctcctacgacaaaaaaaaagggcgaggaaaactggactcacttttcaccgttttcctgcatggaggaccaaatatcagatcacgaaggcacgacggatggctggggcgcagcggttcgtcggaaaagcatttctcttgatcatatttctgatggaatgagagtgtgttcccgtcatctctactcttgtaagttgaacgatttatccgttttggtttcaatacgttgtttttttttttttttttaccattgtgtaaatttgcctcggtagcaatgttaacctactcctcctcctcacctatctgttgtgttcctaggaaaacttgcatatgaaatgctgacaacacatcccgattggtcaccatatctcttcttgagttattctgaggtcaagcgcaccacatcggagcgttatgagaggttggaaaggcgaagagtgcaagcTGAAACTTCTGTTTGctgtgctcttacaaacacgagcccaagtgttgttgtgaaaagtcaataaaatatgaataccaaaacatgactcaaacaacttcttgacaaactgtaactgcttgttgtttacttcaagtcttcataataaacaggtgtaataatcaGGTGAtggtcaggtgacttaattttgtcattctatttggaatatgcattgacaatttttggacagtgttgtagacaagaattgggattgataagttgcaatagatttatttcaagtaatgcaatttctccaatacgatatttgaattgacagtttaaaatctttaaattagtgcaaacaaggcccaccctctgaagggggcagcaaatattatataataaattataagtaatacacaaatacaagattacaacaaacgtgtctttgtcaaagcagtttaaaactagggctgtcacacgattaaaatttttaatcgagttaattacagcttaaaaattaattaatcgtaattaatcgcaattaatcgcaattcaaaccatctataaaatatgccatatttttctgtaaattatatatatattctgtaaaataaattgttggaatggaaagataagacacaagatggatatatacattcaacatacggtacataaggactgtagtgggcatttcactctactgtcatttaaatctgtctatgctgtcctcactccgaagcgtctactttttccaaagctagacagctagtgaacgacgccttaataattagacttcttcatttttcatctgatttattaataaagtggcctaaaaccattgtcctctttagaccgtcgtaaaactacaaaataaaagtacacaagcattgcattagcaacaacgttagcttagcacgctatacaggttcactaaacataaacaaaaagcgtctcatacaaaaaaatataacatttcgcttactaaaataatatgtacattctttacaacaaccatacttacggacaaatcttgtccaaggatcatataagcacaatattatcagcccgagacgtcgtgcagccataatgaagaaagaaaagaagaaaataataaaccatgtcgcaaagcgaccacaagagttcgctgttggacagcgcaaaaagctTTGCTGAAAAACTTACCAAATGGCAgactactttctgagcgggacatgtgcgttaattgcgtcaaatattttaacgtgattaattaaaaaaattaattaccgcgcgttaacgcgataattttgacagccctatttaaaacactatttactggccttgggtaaattgccagacagaataaatatgtgctttaaagttcttgcatttccattttaagtattgcaagtactagtctccaacaaagtatttgaactgacaatttaaaatccttttagtacaaaattgcccacactctggcagggggcagcaaatattataatacataatataatgcattataaaaagctatatactatataaatacaagatcacaacaaaacctgtatttttcaaagcagttaaaaaacatccagtggccttaggtaaataatgGTGTAttaatatgtactttacagttcttgcatttctattttaggtattgcaacttttccaacactatttgaattgacagtctaaagtctacattagtgcaaataagaatattataaattaaaaataataatagaatatataaattcaacattacaatgaaacgtgtctttgtcaaagtggttaaaaaaaaaaaaaaaaacttcactggccttagttaaatagccaggcagaataaatatgtgcattaaagttcttgcattttcacaaattAAAAGCCCGCAGATTTTCGacaagaagggcagacccagatggcgtctgctgcaggggcttgtttgagtccgacacaggacaaatggaaccactccattgaacaaattttctttgtcaaatgatccaagaagagagatggtgaccaatcgggatgtgttgtcagcaggtttacctaggaacacaacaggtaggtgagtcgtagtaggcgagcattgctaccgaggcaggtttacacaacggtgtaaaaaaacaaaaacgtattgaaaccaaaagtggataaatcgttcaacttacaagagtagagatgacaggaacacactctcattccagcagaaatatgatcataagaaatgcttttccgacaaaccgctgcaatccagccatccgt
The DNA window shown above is from Corythoichthys intestinalis isolate RoL2023-P3 chromosome 14, ASM3026506v1, whole genome shotgun sequence and carries:
- the LOC130929369 gene encoding kelch-like protein 40a, producing the protein MAALAIDPTEQPRMYQQTLLQDGLCDLLENDKFVDCVLKVKDRKFPCHRLVLAASSPFFKAMFLSDLEESKTRDIVLKDVEPGTMGMILRYLYTSDINLTEQNVQDIFMVANMYQIPSIFSVCVSYLQEKLVLGNCLAIFRLGLLLDCPRLALTAQEFICERYQVVIRDRDFLQLAETELGLIINSDALNVDREELVFESLMDWVGHDEKKRVQELPELLRCIRFRLIPVSYFKEKVERHKYIQSNQEIKTELDLVRDAYRGRLPKPKSERKEGEGSRAYEEGYLPAILNDNPRFGMFETDLLLLISDTGTVAYEPVGNECFVVSDSREIPKNHCSLVTKENQVFVVGGLLYNEENQDEPFSSYFLQFDPVSSEWLGMPSQPNPRCLFGMAEVENSIYVVGGKELKEGEHVLDSVMIYDRQSFKWGESDPLPYVVYGHGTVSHKGLVYVIGGKSESKKCMKRVCVYNPAKFEWKDLAPLKTARSLFGVEVHKDQIFVVTGVTDAGLTSSVEVYDIASNKWSEFTEFPQERSSLSLMSMGGFLYAVGGFAMMPSETSEEPIPTEMTDIWRYDEKEKCWSGILREIIYAEGATIVPVRLNTLRLNKL